ttaAGGTTTTTAATCTTTATGTTTTGTTTCAGATTTAAAGTGCTTGATTATTCCATTTTGATGTCTAGCTAAGCTTTTTGCATTGATTCCTtgacaaaattgaaatgaaaccatgagattATTGATCGATTTTGGGGTTGTATTCGGAATTGCCTCTGTTTCAGGTTGCGTTTTTTATgataaacacattttttatgcatgcttaatctcaaattcgtgTGTGCACATTGAGGGACTCACATTtatgcttaatgtttatgagttCTGTCACAGCTTGCTTCAATCTGTGGGTGTTAATTGCCTGAAATTTGTTATGCTTAATGACAATGAATCCatggtaattttcgcttagttgaTTACTTAGGATTCATGAGAGAAAATTcgaatagaacaattaatttggtaatctgtgattggtggactttcaattgaatcaaggaatcattGCGTGTTCATATAACTGTTAGATATATCTGCGAATTGAAGTTtgttctgaatctgtctgcaaAACTCCCCATGTGTTATtgtgttgtgttcatctggaaattgaagctttgaatgaaaatattggtcgttgggagacgacttggttcactttatATACTGCATTTattctgttttaatttggtggggtacggcctctatcataGCGAAATGTAGAAATGGATTTTGGGTTTGATATACATATTTGCTATGGCAACAATTTGGATAGTTGCTAGCTTTGTAGTGCagtttgttgttgatgttgatGTGTCTCCATTCCTTCTTACTTACGTATGCAATTCTTTGTTTGTGGTGTTGATTTCGATTGTTGAAATTGGGAGGTATTTGGAGGATTCTTATAggggtttatggttttggaGGAGTGACAAGAGTAATTCCCATACAGAAGGAAGGGTAAGGCATTTAGAGCAGTTTATCCttctgatgagtgcgtattttttccctcatttaatgtttaattatgggtattttaattaaatttgtgtgcttaaagatggatttaattgggatttcctataattgggtttattgagcatcatgtacaaaaacatgttaaaaatagctttttagttgcataaatgttctttggatattttgaggtgtgttagtgcagctgcagctaagttgagctcatagaggtgtggaaataaattgcttaaagcttcatgacaccttaaaaataaatccaagaataggaaattatcaaaaccaaaaaaattcaagccaagcattccatgaagacgacaagaaaagcttgaaaaagtgaagaagtttggctaagccaaaaagagagcaacaaaaaattggaccttgcgggtttctttatctttatgatagaagataatttgggaaaaatatattttagatattttatttgatatttttaaataattatcttatttaattatatcataaaatattaaaagataataactaccaaatctttttatatatgacaagatcttcttgaatatttttagttccacaacaaacaaatatatcttgaagatattgaattatttaaaagataatttaaggagattgcaaagggttgatttggaaaattaatacaaatactaattggtgataatttatcatatatctttaattaattaattaatttaattatattagatattaatattatcaaccaattatatttgtcaaatagtctatatctctccaaatatttttaaatatttatctttatctttattttaaaagatatttgagagattttagtaatagaaaagcccagtccaattcctatatagaGACACCAAGGGAGAACTAGAAGGAACAAgttcgggacttcggagttttggaacccttaggggtgcctaatttcgtttcctttctctcttttttcttctctctattcttcttttgtattccatgaattgctaaacttcttgggttgattccattgtaatttcttaattggattctgaggttagatcaattaatttctttattttgttctttttattattgttgaggttttaattcatctatatcttttatctttgaatcacgtaaaaagtaatgattttaaatctatatgcatgttgatcatatgagttcaaggatttttaaatataattgagactttactttgagtttatttagaaactttcatgtgattaaatgagtttttaccaataattgagactttactttgattaaaggtatttactctaacgaaaattaattgagaatttactttgattaattaagctttttatttggtgaggagataaaagaataaccatgattaggcatagcaaaatttgataaagactgtactttggttgaatttactatgaataatctaaaagttctcacttttaattgagactgtactttggttaaaagtgagaacgccaacaaattaattgagactttaaattgattaatttgtaaatctacaacaataattaattgagcaataatctttagataactgatgaggaatttattttgaaaaagcaatggaatcaatctattttctttactattgtttttatttatttttatcttttaaattttatttatatctttgtttatcttaatcccctatatttttttattttattttactaactcatttgtataattttataagaactaatttgttaaaaatcaatttcgtgtttgttgggagacgacttagggttactttaccctttctattttcttgactactatcttagcaatactgaagttgctatagtttagtagtattaatttgatggcgtcaacgacagcgttatgaaatttggcgtcgttgtcggggaacacggttagaatttttatcattttagttcttattttaatttttcttttctttttcttttgattttttattttttatcactaacatttgtttttctctcaattttttttcctaacatttattttttttccttagttttttttaagcataatttttgtttgagaaattttgttgggaaatttgtgaaactagtagggaaacactttggctaaggaaagataaggtacttaagttgtccattgagacgcacctctctttcctggaagtctactcaacaagctttcaacttatttcttttcagaaaacctctttcaaaaatgcaaaataatttttcatatgaaaataatcaacaatgtgattttcaagtgaactatgattactatccacaacaaccatgtgattcatatgattatcaacaacaaattgtcacacctacttctggacctgatataagtgggttaactttacgacaatttaatgatctatatcctagatcatcctttttgggatatgagcaacaaccatattctaagtgtccacctcagcaaccatatgttccaaatagttttcagcaataATTTGTACCAtcacaacaagttgaagcaaccaatggaccatcctacaaagaagttatgatactaatgggagaagttatagagaaattagagtccatggatgaaaggttgcgacttgatcaacgatgcagaaatattgagcaagagtggtacaaaaataagcaaatattgtctgatatgttgagggatgcaagtaagaacaacttcatagaattacttgtaactgttaataccacccctcaaccccatcagagatttcctgaaaatccagattttaatgcactccgtcaagaaatagaagatatgcttctaaagttggccattagagctgaacaaatgttaGAAGATTTAAGTCAGCTAATGAAAGACAAAGCTATGGAGGCCACCTTAGAAAAACTTATGAAGACGATAGTTGAGCAAAGGgatgaaatgataatgttaaggagcatgaatcaaaggatggatCAGTTGAGCATTGATGTGAATGAGTACACGATTCAAATGTTAGATCAACCAACTCCAGAATCACATCAtactgatatatctactgatagatataatgatgctcatagtaatatgtctactgatagacatatcaattttgttaaagatgttactgatgaagaaattgaagattctcacacatacatatctactgatggatatgttgatgatgctcgatgtgaatataaagttttatctgTTAATGATGTTATGGGttcaaatgatcattttcaagagcaaagttgtgagaataatacaatggaggaaccaagtacagttgaagagccaacggTATTCGAAGATACAGCTGAAGCATTACTATTACAACtaacttggttaatgatgaagcaacaaattcaactacttcaagtgcagatttttgctcacaaggtgagattatgaggattactgatgatcttattaaccatctgaatgcatctgatgatgctcaaattgagttgaagccacacactccacacatcaagtttgttgatatgaatgatgcaaataagttttcagtggtgaTTTTTGTTGACTTCGCTgcggagaaagaagaaaggttgttgcaaaaggaaaaaaggttagactcatattcttttgaaatcattgttgataaaaaagttaatttgcatgcatgtttgttttttgtttctgtttttaattttaaaaatattaaaaaatttcaaaaatatgtgtttttgttttctttaataaaattgtacaagctgacttgtactttataaaattaaaaaaaaaatttgacatatggtcagattgagccaaaagtcacaatttttcgtttcctccgcaaaataagtccatcaaggacatttttttttaaataagtgtgggggagacaaactataggtaggatttttcttttttttgtttttgttttcatttaaaaagaaaaaaaattgtgatttctttttgagaaaattgtgaaagtattaactttttactaagtaaaacttttaaacaatatgtctcataagaaatccacaaaaaatatttccctactttcaataaaacatattgacattggattttgggatttgattcaataattgggataatcataattctggaaaaataaaaatcatgttgATATGggtggattgtttctgtgatttgctaattgagttgatttgagaatttcttgattaaatcttttgtgaaagagttttgaccttgtgagtcttgagccttaatgcaaaggatggactgccatgtgccattcctattttttcttgagtgacttgctcatatttgtttatactcaaatgtttagcttgattcttttgttttgcaacttaggtgaatatgcatgatttgatatgactgagacatttcttgtttttaactacttggccaaataagcccaccttgatattaatccattggtagcccctttgagctttaaacatcctttttcttgttttaagcccaTTGTAAacccttaaaaagaaaaagaccatgtttttccttatctTAGGAAGGAAgaaaggagctagtggattatgataggattggttgaggaataaagtgtgtgggtgagtacctcacccacaaattaataaaaatggcaaaaggaaaaattgttgatgaaaaagtgttgaaatgaaaaaaaaatgattgctttctaaaaaagagagagcaacaaagcaatcaacgaaaaaaagttgtttttgaaattatgctccattattcttccaacattactatttcaaaaacccaaaaattctaaaatttttcctacctttgcttGGCCTCATCATAActtgtgaaaagtcctcatgatctttgaatgcatattttctgaaagtttgtgaatgttagagtcttgttaagtattaggaGTGTTTACTTACATGGGTATTTTGaatgaaaacacaagccaaacaCTTGAgtgaattttggtgagaaaatacacatttaacttgagtgctttctttcacaATTGAATGTCTCGTGAATTCAAAAGAtgaactcatgtgtgaaaaatagaatttttccttttgtttatgcatggtaatttgatttctagaatattgatttgtctcaagtaaggttcattcctttgatccaatgttgatgtgaaataaaatacctcagaacaagttttggaattgttcaattttgcccaggagtgcaaaaggataagtttGTGGTTATGGTGAGTGCACATTTTTttcctcatttaatgtttaattatgggtattttaattgaatttgtgtgcttaaagattgatttaattgggatttcctacaattgggtttattaagcatcatatacaaaaacatgttaaaaatagctttttagttgcataaatgttctttggatattttgaggtgtgttagtgcagctacagctaagttgagctcatggaggtgtggaaataaattgcttaaaacttcatgacaccttaaagataaatccaagaataggaaattatcaaaatcacaaaaattcaagccaagcattccatgaagacgacaagaaaagcttgaaaaagtgaagaagtttggctaagccaagaagagagcaacaaaatattggaccttgcggttttctttatctgtatggtagaagataatttgggaaaaatatatcttagatattttatttgatatttttaaataattatcttatttaattatatcataaaatattaaaagataataactaccaaatctttttagatatgacaagatcttcttgaatatttttagttccacaacaaacaaatatatcttgaagatattgaattatttagaagataatttaaggagattgcaaagggttgatttggaaaattaatacaaatataattggttgataatatcaatatctaatataattaaattaattaattaattaaagatatatgataaattatcaccaattagtatttgtattaatttttcaaatcaaccctttgcaatctccttaaattatcttctaaataattcaatatcttcaagatatatttgtttgttgtggaactaaaaatattcaagaagatcttgtcatatctaaaaagatttggtagttattatcttttaatattttatgatataattaaataagataattatttaaaaatatcaaataaaatatctaagatatatttttcccaaattatcttctaccatacagataaagaaaaccgcaaggtccaatatTTTGGtgctctcttcttggcttagccaaacttcttcactttttcaagcttttcttgtcgtcttcatggaatgtttggcttgaatttttgtgattttgataatttcctattcttggatttatctttaaggtgtcatgaaactttaaacaatttatttccacaccttcatgagctcaacttagctgcagctgcactaacacacctcaaaatatccaaagaacattcatgcaactaaaaagctattattaacatgtttttgtacatgatgctcaataaacccaattataggaaatcccaattaaatcaagatttaagcacataaattcaattaaaatacccaaaattaaacattaaatgagggaaaaaaaatacccactcatcaccttctcaAAGATAATGATGCAGGAAATAAAGCCAGTGAATCCTTGGTTCTTGAAGAGGTTTCTGTTGCAGGCCAAATCCCTAATTACAAGGTTTTCCCAAATTTCTACtccctaattttaaaattttaatacaaatttctTCACCTCACTTATGTCAATTGTACAATGCTTCGTTATTTACTTAAACGTATactgaaaaactaaattaaacacaaataacaaaaaatacaaatcatttaaaatgtttgaaaaaaaataaccaaCACCAAcacacaatataaaaataatataaaaataggaccaaataaatatttaaatctttaaaatattaaaatatgtcatCTTTTATGTATTACCTATAAGCATATAGTTaagtattttcaaataaaaaaagaaaatgaacaagACAAAACATTTTACCTTCTAACGTCCCTTTTGCTAGTGGTGAAAAATTCTAAGCTCTGCATGTTCCTCTCTGAAgggagatagaaaaagaaatccTTGCCGGTGATTGAGTAAAGTAAATTGTAAACCTGAGAATCGGAAGAGAAGATGGAGATGGAGGAAATCACTGGCGGTGGCAACAACAGTGAGACTGAGATCCAATGGTGGTGGGGTGTGGCCGCCGCTGCTCAAATGGGTTTGGGTATGCGTTCCTTCGCCAAAGGGTACGCAGGCGATTCGCGCTTCATGCCTCTCAAAGCCTTCACTGTCGCCTCCCTCTTCGTCGGCAGCGCCGCCTCCGCCTCCGTCCTCCTCCTCCAAGCAAACGGGATCAACGGGGTATTGCTGTCACTATCATTCCATTTTCTGTTTTCTGACTATCTCGCTTTATGTTTCATGTTTGTGCTCTCTTTAGGGATCACCACTTTGTTTTGGGCGGAGGGATGATGGACAAATCTTTGTTCCATTGAATTTGAAAGAGGGTTTGATGCTTGTGGAGTGTGGTGGGTGAGGAtggaaatgtaatttttttagtgCGAATAGAAATTGACGGGGTTATGCGATTAGGTGGTTCTGGGGCGTGAATTCTAAAATGGGtttggtttgttttttgtttattgatttCTAGTGATGACAAAAAGTTTTGCTTCTGAGCAATTTAGATTAACAAGGGAGAGAGGGTCACATTAGTTCCAAAGTTTTGTGATTTGTGTTAGGCAGTGGAATTCTAGTTGTGAGTGACAGGTCGATGAAGGGTTTGTTACTTGCAGACTGAAGTTGGATGTGAATGAAATGCCTTCTTTGTGGGAAAATCTGTGTTATCATGTAATTTTCACAGTGAACTGTGAAGTGGGTTTTGGTTTGTTTATACGTTGAAACGTTAGGTTCTTGGGCAGTGCAAGTTATGAAGAAGTTTGAGCTTGAAAGAGGATAGTAGTGTATACACTGCTGTTAGAGTTGGAAGAAAGAAACTGTCgtgttttagttattttgaGGTGGAACTGGAATAAGTTACTGATTTTATTCGACTGTAAGTAACTATTGTATTTAGATCATTGACCAAAGAGAAACCATTTTTAACTACAGCGAAAAgccttaaatatgtttttcctaTGATTAATGTTTGGCAGCACTGATTAAATCATGTCAGTGCATTGTTCTCCCATGGCTTTCATGAAAATCTAGATATGATAATCCGTCCCAGGCAGCTCttgtttgatttgtttgatTCTTGAGTAACATAAGTTACAAAATTACTGACAAATggtatgttttttaaattaatctgcAAAATGAATAAGATGCTTGTTGTTGGTGTAGTTGAATAGTGAATAATTGAGGCCAAATCAAATTTATGTTGATCTTTTTGTGCAAACTGCATAGTTTGTGTGGTTGAACATTAAAGAGAGAAGTACTTTTAGTAAACATGACTGTCATTATGACTAGTTTCAAATGAGATCAAATTACATATTAATTCTAAATGAATCTctacattatttaaaatgatggtatcagatatatttttgttctttgtgtTCCTTAGGTTGTTAAACAATGGAGAAAGAAGCACCAATATGCTGTCCTTGGTATTTTTGGTCAAATTGTTCCTTGACTTAAACATTGTGTAGACGTAACAAACTTGAAGTTAAAGCTAGTTTTTTCTGTGCTGTGCTTTTAACATGAAAGTATTGAGTGTTGAACATGTTAGGAATGAGAGGTGAGTACTGAGAAAAAATCAGAGGAGGTAGGTTAATGATATCCATTCACACATACACCTGAGGTCAAGGTGGAATTATCTTAACCAGGATCATGTTTTTCCTATGTAGAGTTTTTGATGTATTGTATTGAAATGCAAAAAAGGGTGCACTATAAATTGCATAATGGTCGTGAAAAAGTACCAATTGTTTAGTTACATATAAGCTAGGGGTCACTTACAGATTCTTCATTCACATGACAAAGTTATGCATTTGGTGCATGGCAAAAGTTGTAAACTTGTTTGTGTTCTTTAGCCTCCGCATTTAGCTCATTGTTTTTAAGTTTATTCCATAGTTCTGTTTAAAAATCATGTTAATTTGGGTCAATTAATTGGTTTATTTtctcataataatataaaataaattgaaattgggTTCAAATTAGTTGATTAATTCTTTGCCTTGTATTTCCTCTCGATTGCTTTGTTATTTTCCTTtgctttttgttttgtatttttgttctaACTTTCATGGTATTACATAGATGTGATGTTCCATCTTCTGTAGCATCAATCAGTATTTCTATTATCCCTTTATCGTTTGTAAACCCTATGTAGTACAGAAATCTCTATACTAGTAATTGGTAGTTTGGCACCTTTTCCCTCTTGGCGCTTAAGTACAAACTCAATAATCCTTACTTGGCTATTTGAAATGTATGATACTACGGATGGTCATGATTGatacaaaagaaattaaattggGAGTTATATCGTAAGAcagtttttttgtgtttttactCACTATTACCATATCTTATTTTAAGGTGGTTTTGTTGTTAGAAACATGAAATAGAGGATGGAAAAATGACTTGTGCAATGTTTTTTGTTAACTTGTGATAAATGTCAAGAGAACTATTGATGTTCTTTTCACTTGACTGTGTGATCTAGTTCCCTTTTTCTGTGAATAATATGTCTGTTGTTTATCATTCTCAGATGCTTTATATGTAAACGTGACTATTTTCTCCAACTTTATAATATCACATATAGGTGGAAGATCTCATGGAAGCAGGCgccaatttaagagcaaaactTGGGTTGCCACCACGTACTCAGAATAAGTAAGcatatgtttttagtttgtaCGACTAACCTATATCTCCAATCTGAATACTGTCGAATAAACGTTCTGCATAACAAGTGCAAAAGGAAGAAATATTAGTGTTTCTGTTGACTGGGTTAAAATTTGGAATTTGCTAACAAATGTTCTCAGGGTACTACTTATTACCGGATGAAATTAGATAGCATTAGATAAACCATAAAAGCatttaatatcttcaaatatcaGAAATCATTTacattttcttattaattacaAGGATTTAATGAACGGTATTAAATGCTTTTAAGTCCGTTTTTATTGACATTTGTTAGCTAGACTcttcaaattttatacaaatatggAGTGAACTGTTAGGAGGGGGGCTATCTTCCACCaaagttattttagtttttagggGTGGAAATGGAGTGATAAATTGCTTAACCTTGGGTTTGTATAGAGAATTTTACAATTGCAAAGTCTCTGTTGGCCTTCTATCATTAATACTGATTTGTTTTACGTACTTGTTCATGGGTTTTTAATAACTTGTAGGTCTTCTATGAAATAAAAGTAGCATATTTATTTGCGTAGGAAAATGGATGATTCGTGACAAAAAGCTCAGCCATATCTTGTACTCATATCTGGTGGTTTGATTCCTTGGTGGATACAAAAATTATAGTAAACGTTCATGGGATGGTAGATGTAAGGGGTGGAGGTTTTATGTGCAAATTAATAATCATATGCTTTTGCCCTCAGTTCTGCCCTCAGGTTTCGCAATACCTGGCCATTTGGTGCATCAACTATCCATTGTGTCATCTGTTATTTAGTTAGCTTTCAATGGAATATTGTGAGCACATTTTTTTGGCACAAATAATGGTACCATGATTTCATGAAATGGCATCTAACTTGCCCCCTCACTGAAAGAGAAAATGTTGTTTCTCATCCATTTTAGCTGTGGTACCGTTGTATCTACCAATTGATTTTCCGTTTGGTGTTCTTTTTGTCTTGAAAGAGTTTTCGGAGAATAACTTTACAGTGTAGAATTTCGGGTATCCTTTTGGAACTTTTCATGggatttatttaaaatcatgaaATATAGCAACTGAATACTCAGAAAGTACTTCAAATAAATGTTCCATTTTGTGAATGAACAATATTTGGTTGGTGGGAGCAAGCAACGACATCCTGCCACTTTCATTTACATTTATGTATAAAACCTTGTGACTAGGATGAATATAACATATGTGCTAACTTGGAGAATAGGTGCTATGAAAGTAGAAAGCATTATTGTCTTGTACTATATAATTTGGTTAATTTTATATGCTTCTTATTACATTTGTGTCATCTTTGAACAAACAATTGTCTTTGCACTGCTAATTGGATGTCGCATTTGAAGCATTCAGCGGCTACTTTGATGAAAACCAATTAACGCTTTTGGTGTAATTACAACTTCCTTTTTAGTTTGGAATTAATTACGCCATTCATACCAAATAGTGTGTTGTTATGCATATTAGTGTTCTTGtttcaatgttttaaaaatgaTCCTTTGGAGTAAGAGCTTGAGAATAGAGACTAACATGCTCACACAAGTTTTATATTTCAGTAGTGATCATGAATCTTGCGATTCACAATACAATGCACGATTCAGATCATGGGGCTTTGTTTGGATTCAACTATCTTATTCTAATGTAGCATAGCATTTAGAGAGACATCAGGGTGAAAAGTATGAGGTTGCAGAGTTAAGTGAGAATGATCATGGGAAAGTTTGGTTGGTGGAGTTGTGGAAAGGTGGGAGGGAATAGCTTACGCCAGTTTTATCACTAGGAGTGAGTAAATCGAACTCTCCAAAGGTAAATGCGTGATCTTTGTTGAAAATAGGCCGTCTAAGTTCTACATATCCACAGTACTGCACCTCATTTATCTCAGCATCCTTTCTTAGTGAAGAAACTGCCACCTTAACACCTTCCCCTGCaaacaattttattaagttattttttcttaCTATTAGAGTAGCCCATGgtaaaaagggtaaaaaataaatataaccaaattaaattatcaaGAAATGTACATTTTTGCTTACCTCTATcataaaaactttatttatcAGTCCTATCCTGTTTGTACCATCTTTGAAATATACTCGTATTAA
This region of Vigna unguiculata cultivar IT97K-499-35 chromosome 5, ASM411807v1, whole genome shotgun sequence genomic DNA includes:
- the LOC114185369 gene encoding uncharacterized protein LOC114185369 isoform X2, whose product is MEMEEITGGGNNSETEIQWWWGVAAAAQMGLGMRSFAKGYAGDSRFMPLKAFTVASLFVGSAASASVLLLQANGINGVEDLMEAGANLRAKLGLPPRTQNKSSMK
- the LOC114185369 gene encoding uncharacterized protein LOC114185369 isoform X1: MEMEEITGGGNNSETEIQWWWGVAAAAQMGLGMRSFAKGYAGDSRFMPLKAFTVASLFVGSAASASVLLLQANGINGVEDLMEAGANLRAKLGLPPRTQNKKMDDS